Proteins encoded by one window of Gouania willdenowi chromosome 4, fGouWil2.1, whole genome shotgun sequence:
- the st6galnac5b gene encoding alpha-N-acetylgalactosaminide alpha-2,6-sialyltransferase 5b, translating to MKLKIRVCQGVSGVIVVTMVTGFMMVYNSSSGQRFPPTSALSTLSSSSSRRLNASHPSTRSPNRAIPALDGYTGVMDHKPLKMHCRTCSLVTSSGQLIGGNRKEEIDRSECVIRMNDAPSHRYQQDVGQRTSVRVVAHSSLQRVLRSQRELINASQDTVFIFWGPSVSMRQDGKGHVYNNLKVLKQQLPMLKVYTISLVKMLKLDELFKKETGIDRKGSNSWLSTGWFTMAIALELCDQINVYGMVPPDFCRSSSHHTAPYHYYEPLGPDECSMYLFHEKSLRGGHHRFITEKMVFTRWAQTFNIHFHQPDWRPAAVFSAFNMSYSAEAAGT from the exons ATGAAGCTGAAGATAAGAGTG TGCCAAGGGGTGAGCGGCGTCATCGTCGTTACCATGGTTACCGGCTTTATGATGGTCTACAACAGCAGCTCTGGTCAAAGATTTCCCCCCACATCTGCACTGTCAACACTGTCGTCGAGTTCCTCCCGCCGTCTGAATGCTTCTCATCCATCCACAAGAAGTCCCAACAGAGCGATACCAGCATTGGATGGGTACACAGGTGTCATGGATCATAAG CCTTTGAAAATGCACTGCAGGACGTGTTCCCTGGTGACCAGCTCTGGACAGCTGATTGGAGGCAACAGGAAAGAGGAGATAGATCGCTCAGAGTGCGTTATCCGTATGAATGATGCTCCCAGCCACAGGTACCAACAGGATGTTGGTCAGCGCACAAGTGTCCGCGTCGTTGCTCATTCCAGCTTACAAAGGGTGCTGCGGAGCCAACGGGAGCTTATCAACGCCAGCCAAGACACCGTGTTCATCTTTTGGGGACCAAGTGTCTCAATGAGACAGGATGGGAAAGGCCATGTTTACAACAACCTCAAAGTGTTAAAGCAGCAGCTGCCCATGCTTAAAGTCTACACTATATCACTGGTCAAGATGCTGAAGCTGGAtgaattattcaaaaaagaaaCTGGGATTGATCG TAAGGGCTCCAATTCCTGGTTGAGTACTGGCTGGTTCACAATGGCCATAGCTTTGGAATTGTGCGACCAGATCAATGTGTATGGAATGGTGCCCCCCGATTTCTGCAG GTCATCCTCCCATCACACTGCGCCGTATCATTACTACGAGCCTTTGGGACCCGATGAGTGCTCCATGTATCTGTTCCATGAGAAAAGTCTGCGAGGAGGCCACCACCGCTTCATCACAGAGAAGATGGTGTTCACAAGATGGGCtcaaacatttaacattcactTTCACCAGCCAGACTGGAGACctgctgctgtgttttctgCTTTTAACATGTCCTACTCTGCAGAGGCAGCTGGAACCTGA